The Aureimonas populi genome includes the window TTCTCATGCGAGCGCAGGAACAGGACGGCTGGGTCACGCGCGCGGCGATCGAGCATGTCGCCAAGCGCCTGTCCATGCCGCTGATTCGGGTCCTCGAAGTGGCGACCTTCTACACGCAGTTTCAGCTCAAGCCGATCGGCACGAAGGCCCATATCCAGATTTGCGGCACGACGCCCTGCATGTTGCGGGGCTCGGACGATCTGAAGGCCGTCTGCGCGCGTCGGATCCACGCCGAGCAGTTCCATCTCAACGCCGCCGGCACGCTGTCATGGGAAGAGGTGGAGTGCCTCGGGGCCTGTGTGAATGCGCCGATGGCCATGGTGTTCAAGGACACCTACGAGGATCTGACGCCCGAGCGGCTGGAAGAGATCATCGACGCTTTCGAGCGGGGCGAGGAAGTCCGGCCCGGACCGCAGATCGACCGACATCTCTCGGCGCCCGTTGGCGGCGCGACGACGCTGACTTCCCTTGGGGACGATGACGAGTTAGGCGATCGCGATGAAGGGCCTGTTCGGGAGAGCGCGCCTCAGGCGGGTGCGGGCGACGCGGTGCATATCGCCCCATCGGAAGCCGGCCGGGTCGATACGCATGCGGAAGAGACCGATCCATCCCTGCGCAGCCCGGGTGCGGAAGCCGGCGTGACCGCCAGCCCAGCGGCCGAGGAGGCGGTGAGTGCCGATCCCGGCGAGGACGGCCGCTCTTCCGCTGCCGTCACGGGCGGAACCCGCCAGGGCTCGACGGGCGCGCACGCCAAGGAGGCGCAAGCGGACGAAGCCGCCAAGCGCCATCGCACGGCAGGGAAGCGTGCCGAGCTGCCGGCTCGGGAAGCAGAAGCCGAGGCGGCCGTCGTGGACGACAAGAGCCGCGTCGTCGACAACGAGTCATCGGCGAAGAAGCCCCGCGCTCGGCGCAAGGTCGATAAGGCGTCATCGGATGGGTCCGATGGCGCGAACGGTGCGTGAGGGAAGAGATGCTGCAGGATCAGGACCGCATCTTCACCAATATCTACGGCCTTCGCGACAAGAGCCTGAAGGGCGCCCTGAGGCGTGGGCATTTCGACGGCACCGCTGACATTATCGGCAAGGGGCGTGACTGGATCATCAACGAGATGAAGGCGTCCGGTCTTCGCGGCCGGGGCGGCGCGGGCTTTCCCACCGGCCTCAAATGGTCCTTCATGCCCAAGGAGGTCGGCGAGCGACCGCATTACCTCGTCGTCAACGCAGACGAGTCGGAGCCCGGTACCTGCAAGGATCGCGAGATTCTGCGCAACGACCCCTTCACGCTGATAGAGGGTTGCGTCATAGCGGGCTTCGCGATGCTCGCCCATACCGCCTACATCTATGTGCGTGGCGAATATGTGCGTGAGCGCGAGGCACTCCAGCGCGCCATCGACGAGTGCTACGAGGCCGGCTATCTCGGCGCGAACAACAAGTGCGGCTGGGACTTTGACATCTACGTCCACCACGGCGCAGGCGCGTATATCTGCGGCGAGGAGACCGCGCTTCTCGAAAGCCTGGAGGGCCGGAAGGGCCAGCCGCGTCTGAAGCCTCCGTTCCCGGCCAATATGGGCCTGTACGGCTGCCCCACGACCGTCAACAACGTCGAGTCCATCGCGGTCGCGCCCACCATCCTGCGGCGGGGTGGCGCCTGGTTCGCGGGGATCGGACGGGAGAACAACACCGGCACCAAACTTTTCATGGTCTCGGGCCATGTCGAGCGCCCGTGCACGGTGGAAGAGGCGATGGGAATTCCTTTCCGCGAGCTGATCGAGAAGCACGCCGGCGGCGTGCGCGGTGGTTGGGACAATCTTCTGGCGGTCATCCCGGGTGGGGCCTCCTGCCCGGTGGTGAAGGCCGAGGATATCATCGACTGCCCGATGGATTTCGATGGCCTGCGCTCGGTGAAGTCCTCCTTCGGCACCGCCGCGGTGATCGTGATGGACAAATCGACCGATATCGTGCGTGCCATCGCCCGGCTCTCCTACTTCTTCAAGCACGAGAGCTGCGGCCAGTGCACGCCGTGCCGCGAGGGCACGGGGTGGATGTGGCGGGTGATGGAACGCATGGTGGTCGGCAACGCCCAGAAGCGTGAGATCGACATGCTGCTGGAAGTCACCAAGCAGGTCGAGGGACATACGATTTGCGCGTTGGGCGACGCGGCGGCTTGGCCGATCCAGGGCCTCATCCGCAACTTCCGTCCGGAGATCGAGCGGCGGATCGACGAGTTCTCCCGCAATGCCGACGCTCATCGCCGGCCCATCGAGCTGGAGGCGGCGGAATGACCATGGCATTGCATTTCGTATCCGCTCGTATCGTGACCGGAAAGT containing:
- the nuoF gene encoding NADH-quinone oxidoreductase subunit NuoF, with the translated sequence MLQDQDRIFTNIYGLRDKSLKGALRRGHFDGTADIIGKGRDWIINEMKASGLRGRGGAGFPTGLKWSFMPKEVGERPHYLVVNADESEPGTCKDREILRNDPFTLIEGCVIAGFAMLAHTAYIYVRGEYVREREALQRAIDECYEAGYLGANNKCGWDFDIYVHHGAGAYICGEETALLESLEGRKGQPRLKPPFPANMGLYGCPTTVNNVESIAVAPTILRRGGAWFAGIGRENNTGTKLFMVSGHVERPCTVEEAMGIPFRELIEKHAGGVRGGWDNLLAVIPGGASCPVVKAEDIIDCPMDFDGLRSVKSSFGTAAVIVMDKSTDIVRAIARLSYFFKHESCGQCTPCREGTGWMWRVMERMVVGNAQKREIDMLLEVTKQVEGHTICALGDAAAWPIQGLIRNFRPEIERRIDEFSRNADAHRRPIELEAAE
- the nuoE gene encoding NADH-quinone oxidoreductase subunit NuoE, coding for MSVRRLAEDAVQPTSFAFSVDNESWAEKTIRKYPEGRQQSAVIPLLMRAQEQDGWVTRAAIEHVAKRLSMPLIRVLEVATFYTQFQLKPIGTKAHIQICGTTPCMLRGSDDLKAVCARRIHAEQFHLNAAGTLSWEEVECLGACVNAPMAMVFKDTYEDLTPERLEEIIDAFERGEEVRPGPQIDRHLSAPVGGATTLTSLGDDDELGDRDEGPVRESAPQAGAGDAVHIAPSEAGRVDTHAEETDPSLRSPGAEAGVTASPAAEEAVSADPGEDGRSSAAVTGGTRQGSTGAHAKEAQADEAAKRHRTAGKRAELPAREAEAEAAVVDDKSRVVDNESSAKKPRARRKVDKASSDGSDGANGA